CTCGGCGTAAGTCAGATCGATGCCGTGGCGGTTCAGATTATGGACGATGGCCTTGTTGCGGGCGATACGCAGTTCGGCCAGCCGGGCCAGAGCCGGGCCCAGTACGGCTGGCTCCCCGGGTATCCACAGGCCGAGCAGATGCATGCTGCCATGATCGCAGGAGACGCTCAGCTCACAGCCGCCGATCAGTTCCAGGCCAAGCCGCTGCCCGGCCACCCGGGCCTCGGGCAGACCGAGAATGGTATCGTGATCGGTCAGGGCCAGAGCCTTGAGGCGCAGGCGGACAGCTTCCGCCACCAGTTCGGCTGGTGTGAAGCTGCCGTCGGAAGCCGTGGAGTGAGTATGCAGGTCGATTTCCGTCATGCGGAGAATTCAAAGGCTGACTTTTCTTCCGGAATGGGCCAAGTCCGGGCTGGGGCGTTCATGAACCCCGCCGGGTTCCAAGCGATTCTCCCGGACTACGCTTTGAGCCGGGTTATGGCCAGAAGCAGACAAAACAAGGAGGCATACGGAAAAACGGCACACGCCCTTGGCGCATGCCGCCGGAAAAAAGCGGGGATGTTTACTTGAAGCGGTAGGTGATGCGTCCGCGGGTCAGGTCATAGGGGGAGAGTTCCACCTTGACCCGGTCTCCAGGCAGGATGCGGATGTAGAATTTACGCATCTTGCCGGAAATATGACCCAGCACCTGATGCCCGTTTTCCAGCCGGACCAGGAACATGGCGTTGGGCATGGCTTCCTCGACAACTCCCTCGACTTCAATAGACTCTTCCTTGGCCATAAAGAACAGATCCCTTCCCTGTTTTGTAATTTCATGCGTCAAAGCTGAGGGCTCTTATCCGTTCATCCGGGCAATGACAAGGGTCGGGCATCGACAAAATGCGGGACTGCGTTCCGGAGCCGGACAACTGTCCAATTTGGATGCTGCGGCCCGCCCTTGACGGACCATCTTGAAAAGCACAAGGGGAAACAACCAGAATTTGCTGGGTGATCATGATACCAACTTCAGAGGAGCTTGTATTGATGTATGGAAAATGGCCTGGACTGTGGGTCTGTTTGGCAGTCATGGCATTTTTTCTTTGCCCTTCCGTAGCGCTGGCCAAACCCGCGGCCTTTGGCATGCAGGATGTGGAAACTCTGGCCAGAAATCTGGCGGCCGCGCCCTTTGTGGACAACAAAGGTCAGATTCCGGCTGTCCTCAAGTCCATCTCCTATGACGATTGGCGGGACATCCGTTTCGTGCCGGACAAAAGCCTCTGGCGCGGCGACAAGCTGCCCTTCGAACTGCAGTTTTTTCATCCCGGTCTTTTCTACGATCAGACTGTGGCCATCAATATCGTCGACTCCGGCAAAGTAACCAGGCTCCCCTTTGATACTTCGGCCTTCAACTACGGCCGCAACACCTTTGCGGATCAGATTCCCCAGAACATGGGATATGCGGGATTTCGTATCCACGCCGCCATCAACAAGAAGAGCTATCTGGACGAATTCCTGGTCTTTCTCGGCGCGAGCTACTTCCGGGCCGTGGCCAAAGGCCAGTTATACGGTCTGTCCGCCCGTGGCCTGGCCATTGATACGGCCGAGTCCACAGGAGAGGAATTTCCTTTTTTCAAGGAGTTCTGGATCGTCAAACCGGGCAAGAAAGACAAGAGCATTACCATTTACGCCCTCCTCGACTCCCGGCGGGTGACCGGGGCGTTCAAGTTCGAGGCCACGCCCGGGTCGGAAACCGTTATTGATGTGGACTCGGTCCTTTTTCTTCGGGAACCCGTGAAGAAACTGGGTATCGCCCCCCTGACCAGCATGTTCGTGTTCGGGGAAAACTCCAATCCCCGCCTCATGAACGACTTCCGCCCGGAGGTGCACGACTCGGACGGGCTCATGGCCAGATTTGAAAACGAAGAATGGATATGGAGACCCCTGCAAAATCCCAAAACCCTGGCAGTGAACGCCTTCAAAGCGTCCAATATCAAAGGCATGGGGCTCATGCAGCGGGATACGGAGTACGAAAATTATCTTGATCTCGAAGCCCGTTACCATCTGCGACCCAGCGTATGGATTGAACCCAAGAACAGCAGCTGGGGGGCGGGGCATCTGCATCTGGTTCAGATTCCTTCCCCGGAGGAAATCCACGACAACATCGTCACCTTCTGGACCCCGGACACCCTGCCGAAACCGGGCGAGTCCCTGCCGTTTTCCTACAGAATCCGCTGGTGCGCGCCCAAAAAAGTGGCTTCTCCCGAAGGCCGGGTTCTGTTCACGCGAACGGGTGTGGGAAAAAAGGCCAATTCACACAAATTTGTTCTGGAGTTTGAGGGCGGCAAGCTGGACGACCTGCCCGACGACGCGGCTCTCGATGCCAATGTCTGGATCGGCACCGGTGGAAAACTCCGCGACAAGCGTGTATACCGCAATGCTATCACCGGGACATGGCGGCTGGTCTTTGAGGTCGAACCGGACGCCGCTTCTCCCCTATCCATGGTGCTGCCGGACAAGCGTCCACTCGTGGAGATGCGGGCCACTCTGCTTCATGGCATCACCCCGCTTACCGAAACCTGGACGTACGCCGTCAAACTATGATTTCAAGGCCATTCTCCGATACCGGGGTGCATGGTGAAGCATCATCCGCCGAACTGGAAGCCCGGCTGGAATCCGTCGGCCGCCGCATCTCGATGTACCTGCGCCATCTACCCCTGCCTGAACGCGTCCGGCACGAGCTGGCTCTGGAGACTCTGCATCTTCTGGCCAGCGATCCCGGAGACATGACCCGGATCGAAGCCAGGAGCATGCGTATTCTGTATTCCCGCCTCAGGGAAAGGAAGCTGGACATGGCGGCCATGCCCGCGCCACCCTTGTCCAGATCGCACATGAAGCCTGAGGAAATGGACCGCCGCCCATGGGTGCGGGCCATGCTCAGGATCTGGCGTCCGGCTTATTCCTTCTCCGCCCAGATCATGAATACCGCATATGCGGACATGGTTCTGTACGCTCTGCTGCTGGCCGGACTGTACGCACTGGGAGCGGATCAGCCATAGGCCGGGCACCATTTTTTCCGGCGTGTCTGTCGGCCGGAAACACGAGGCGTCATGTTTCTAATGTCCTCCCTAAAGTTGTGCTTCCCGCCTCGGAGAGTGCGATTCAAAACGAAGAAGCGCGCGTGGAAAAACGGGTCGATCTCTTCTTTCCCACCGTGTGAATCCGGCAATTTCAGCCGCAAGCCAGAAAGAATATTGTCATGAGCCGTGAATTCCTGAATGAACCTTGGCGGAAGGTCGCCTCCCGCCGACGTCTTTTTCTGCTCGCGCTGGTTCTGGTTCCGTCCATAGCGGCGGCCAGCGTCATGGGTACCCTGCTGCCGCACAAGGGAGCCACGTGGCTTGAAGTGGCCATCGTGTTCACCTTCTGTGTCCTTTTCGTCTGGATATCCCTGGGCTTCTGGACCGCCCTGGCCGGTTTCTGGACACTGCTCAAAAAAGACGACCGATTCGCCGTGTCCCGGGTCCAGACCGAGGAAGACGCTCCCATCCGGCCTCACGTCAAGACCGCCATCCTTTTTCCGGTCTGTAACGAAGATCCGGAACGCATCATGGCCGGAATTTACGCCGTGTGGAGATCCCTGCAACGTCTGGGGACCGAAGACAGCTTCGACATCCACATTCTGAGCGATTCGAACGATCCCGACCGCTGGGTGCAGGAAGAGGCCGCCTGGAACCGTCTGTGTACGGACCTGGGGGTGCACGGCCATATTTTCTACCGCCGCCGCCGGATCAACCTGAAGCGCAAAAGCGGCAACGTGGCCGATTTCTGCCGCCGCTACGGGGCTCACTACACCTACATGATCGTCTTCGATGCCGACTCGGTCATGACCGGAGAAATTCTGGTGCGTATGGTCCATATCATGGAGCGCAGGCGGAACGTGGGCATCCTGCAGACGGCTCCGGCCTGCACCGGCCGGGAAACCCTCATCGCCAGGGCCCAGCAGTTCGCCAACCGGGCCTATGGTCCCATGTACGCGGCCGGACTGCATCACTGGTTTCTGGGCGACGCGCAATTCTGGGGACATAACGCCATCATCCGGGTACAGCCCTTCATCCGCCACTGCGCCCTGGGCCGCCTGCCCGGCAGACCGCCTCTGGGCGGAGACATTCTGTCCCACGACTTTGTGGAGTCGGCCCTCATGCGCCGGGCCGGGTATTCCGTATGGCTGGCTTACGATCTTGAAGGAAGCTACGAGGAAGTACCACCCAACCTGCTGAACGAACTCAAGCGGGATCGGCGCTGGTGCCAAGGCAACCTGCAACATCTGCGCCTGGTGTTCACGCGGGGCATTTTCCCCGGACACCGCGCTCTGTTTCTGAACGGCGTCATGAGCTACGGCTCCGCCCTGCTCTGGTTTCTGTTTCTGGCCCTGTCCACCACCGAGGCCATTTTGGAGGCTCTGGTCCGGCCGGATTATTTCATGCAAAGCAAAACCCTCTTTCCGGTCTGGCCGGTGTGGGATCCCACGCCCGGCATCACCCTTCTGGCCAGTACGGCGCTGGTGCTTTTTCTGCCCAAACTCTGCGCCTTTTTCCTGATTCTGCTCAAAGGGCGGCGCAGGCTGTTCGGCGGTTTTTTCGGCCTTACGGGCAGCATCATCTCCGAAGTGGCCCTGTCCACCCTGCTTGCGCCCGTACGCATGCTTTTTCACAGCAAATACGTTTTCCTGACGCTCCTCGGCATGGGCATCGGCTGGGGCACACAGCAACGCGACGATGAAGGCACATCCTTCTGGGATGCCTTCCGCTTCCACGGCGGCGGCACTCTGCTGGCCTTTGTCTGGGGTTCGGCTCTGTTTCTGATCAACCGCGTCTTCTTCTGGTGGAGTTCTCCGCTGATATTTTCCCTGCTGCTGTCCATTCCCATCTCCATGCTGACCAGCCGGGCCGAAGTGGGCCGTTTTTTCCGCGCCCTGCGGATTTTCATCACTCCCGAAGAGACGAAAAAGCCCGGAGAATACCAGGATATCGAAGCATATCTGGAGGAAAAGGACAGACAGGGGCTGCCGCTGGGCATGCGAGCCGAAGACGGTTTTGCCAGGGCCGCCGCCGATCCCGGCGTCAATGCCCTGCACCGGACCCTGCTGCGCGGACCGCGTTCTCTTGATCCAAAAATCCGCCAGCGCCGCGAAAAGCTACTGGAAAAGGCGCTGAAAACGGGTCCCGAGGGCCTGAGCAAGAAGGAAAAAAAAGAACTGCTCTACGATGCGGAATGCATGGCGCGTCTGCATGAACAGATTTGGGAACTCCCCGGGAACACGCTGCTGGAGCGCTGGAAGGTCCGTTCGGGATGAGAATCTGAACGCCCTCTGAAGAAAGTCCAGAGGGCGGTGAAATGATCAGAACCAGCGCAGTATGTCGTCCAGAGCCTGACGCGTTTTGGGCTTGGGCTGCTTGATCCGGTATCCGAAAGCCAGCATGTAGGCCACACCGTATTCCTCCGGATTCATGCCGAAGTCGGCGGTCAGAACTTCATCCACCTTTTCCCGGACAAACCCCTCGATGGGGCAGGAATCAATGCCGATCAGCGCCGCAGCGGTCATCATGTTGGCCTGGGCGATATAGCACTGTTTGCAGGCCCAGTCGAACATGGCCCGATCGTTGTCCAGAAGATGGAAGTCCGTCTTCTGAAAGTTGGCGAAGTATTCCGTCCGTGCGGCGATCGCGTCCTCGGACAGATTCTGCACCCGGCGCATGAAATCCGCGATACGGGAGCTGTCGTGCCGCAGCAGCGGAGTCTTCATGGCCAGGCAGACCAGAAAATGGCTGGCCGTGGGAATCTGTTTCCGGCCGCCCCAGGTATGGGGCAGGAGTTTCCCGCGCAGCGTCATGTCCTGAACCACCTGAAACTTCCAGGGCTCGAATCCGAAAGAGCTTGGGGACAGGCGGGCCGCTTCCAGAATGAACAGAAAGTCCTCTTCCGGAATTTTTGCGTCGGGATCAAATTCCTTGCAGGCGTGGCGGAACATGAAAGCGTCGAGAACGGTCTTCTTGTCCATGAAAAAACCTCCTGAACATGCGTTGTGTCGCGGATAGTCCGCGCCGGGTTTTGTTTTCAGGATATCGTGCCGGAAACGCGAGGCCCCGGAACATCACGCTCCGGGGCCGGACTTTTTCCGCCTCCGTTACCGGATGGCGGCGTAAACGGCGGCATGTCGCCGGAACAGGCATCTACTCGCCCGGTCCATCCAGAATTTCAACGTCCTTGGGCGGCTCCAGGGTGAATTCCTTGGGGTCGACAGGCACGTCCAGTTCCAGCCCGCTCAGGACCAGTTCGTTCACATTGCCGAAAAAATCTGTGAGTTTGATCTTTTCCAGTATGTCCTGACCGGGGCGGACCCAAATCTCCCCTTCCACCAGATTGGGCTCGGGCTCTTTGGGCATGAGTTTCAGATGACGGAATTCGCCGTCCATTCCCAGGTCCTCCACAGTGAAGTCTTCTTTCAGATTGGCCTCGCCCGACAGGAAACGGATCATGGTTTTGGAATCGAGCACCTGTTCCACGGTGTAGCGGTACAAGGTCTGTTCCTCGGGGAAATAGTCCCAGACCGTATCCTTGCCCACGATCAGCAGTTCCTGCTCCGGACTCGTCGTCTCCCAGCGGATGAAGCGGGGCCGGACGAAAACGATGGTGCCCAGACGCTCCTGAGTTTCCCGGCTGGAGGCGTTGATCAGGGTCTGGACGAAGAATCCCCGGAAGGATTGCAGCGTGTCGTAGCGTTTCTGAATGGCGTCGGTCAGCTCGGACGCCTGCGCGCCCCACGCACCCGCCAGAATCAGCAGCAGAACCGAAAGAATCCGCAGCACAGATATTTCCTCCGTTGTTGATTTCACCATGGGGAGCGCGTACCAGCAAAGGCCGCTCCACCGGCCGGACACATACAGTCTTTGCTTCCGCTTGTTAAGGGACATTCATGAACCACTCCGCCCCGCATACGGCTCCGCCCTTCGCTCCGGTCCTGCCCGCCCTGTTTCTGGCCACGGCCGTTTTTTTCGACAACTTTCTGGCCCGGAGCATCTTCGGCCCGCTGCTTCTGCCCATCAGCGTCCAGGTAAGGCAGAGTCTGGCCCAGTCCGCGCAAATCTTTGTCTTTCTGTCGGCCGGGTACAGCCTGTCGGTGCTGTGCGCGGGATTTCTGTCCCGGTACGCGGGCCACAAAAATACCATCATCGTTTCTCTGGCAGCCATCGGGACCGCTCTTTTCGGCATGGCCGGCAGCCAGTCCCTGTGGCAGTTCTGTGCCTGGATTTTTCTCATGGGTGCGGGGGCGGGCCTGTATCTGCCTTCGGGCGTGGTGACCATCACCGAAATCACACCCTCGGCGCACTGGAGTCAGGCCTTTGCCGTGCACGAACTGGCCCCCAATCTGGCCTTCTGCATGGCTCCGCTGCTGGCCGAAGTCTGCCTGCGCTCCGGCGGCCTGCCGATTCTGTTCCGGATTGTGGGAGGAGTCAGCCTGGGGATGGCCCTGCTTTATGCCCTGCGCGGACCGCGAATCAGGCGCCCCGGCGTGGCGCCCGCCCTGGGCAACGTCATGGACATCGCCCGGCGTGGAGCGTTCTGGAGGGTAACGGTGCTGTTCGTACTGGCCGTGGGTGCGGAAATCGGCGTGTACAATCTGATTCCCGCCCTTCTGGTGGAAGAAAAAGGGCTCGACCAGCGGACCGCCAATCTGCTTCTGGGAGCCAGCCGACTGCTTCCGATCATTTTTCTGCCGTTCATGGGCCGGGTCATCCGCCGCGCCGGATACCGCAAGGTGATGACCGTCTGTCTGGCGGGCATGGGAATGGCCACACTGTGCTGCGGATACGGCCCCCTCTGGTGGAGTGTCGCCATGCTCGCTCTGCAGCCGGTCTTCGTGGTCTGTTTCTTTCCGCCCGGATTCGCGGCGCTGTCCCTGGTCTGTCCCAAAACAGTGAATGATCTGGGCGTTTCCCTGACCATCATGTGCACGTCCCTGATCGGTGCCGGAGCCGTGCCCGCCCTGCTGGCCTGGGCCGGAGAAAACTACAGCTTTCCGCTGGCTTTCGCCTGCTTCGGCGTGCTCGTCCTTGCCGGGGGAGTATGGGCTCTGAGTCGGCTGCGCATTCCGGAATAACCTGCACCTGACCATTTTCTTCTTTTCAGGATCGCAGACTGACCCGGAAGATCAATCCATGGTCCGAGATGGGTCTGTTTGTCTTCCTTAAGAAACAACAAAAAAGCGGGTCACAGAAACAGTTCCATGACCCGCCAAAATTCATGGTGCGCAATGCAGGAATCGAACCTGCGACCTTTAGCTCCGGAGGCTAACGCTCTATCCAACTGAGCTAATTGCGCACGGGAATGCCTGCTTATGCAGGGCGGACAGCCTTGTCAAGCGGGCCCGCCATACGCTAGCCGTGGGTTCCGATTCCCTGAACGGAGCGCTTCCCAAAACGCCCCACCGGCAGACAACGGCTATCCGGGAGGATCATGGACGACATTCACCAGAAAAAAACGGCCCGGCGCGTCATCCTCGGTGTTTCCGGAGCGAGCGGCGTGGAATACGCGTTCCATCTGGCTCGCGCCCTCAGGGCTGCCGACGGCGTGGAGCTGCATGGCATCATTTCCGGTGGGGCCAGAGAAGTGCTGCGCCACGAATCTTCCATCCCCCTGCAAGAACTCCAGAACTGCTTTCATGTCCTGCACGACTGCGACCATCTGGGTGCCGCACCGGCCAGCGGCTCCTGGTTCCATACGGGAATGATCGTCTGTCCGTGTTCCATGTCCAGCCTGGCGGCCATCGCCAGCGGAGTCGGGACCAACCTGCTGCACCGGGCCGCAGACGTCACCCTGAAGGAGCGCCGTCCCCTGATCCTGGTGCCCCGCGAAACTCCGCTGAATGAAATCCATCTCCGGAACATGCTCCGGGCCCACCGGGCCGGTGCCGTGATCATGCCGCCCTGCCCGGGTTTTTACCACCGTCCTCGGAATCTCGAAGATCTGCTGGACCAGTTCGCCGGGCGCATTCTGGAACAATTGCGGCTGCCTCACGACCTTTACACCCGCTGGAGCTGATCCGGCGGGTCAAAAAAGTTGCCGCCCACAGGGCTTCGTGCTAGCCGCTACAGGCCATGTTCGATTTCAGCCAGACCATTCAGCACCTGTCCATCGTGGCCATCCCGTTCATCTTCGGCATCACCTGCCACGAGGTGGCCCACGGCTATGTTTCCTACCTGCTGGGCGACCCCACGGCCAAAAATGCCGGACGGCTGACCCTGAACCCTCTGAAGCATCTGGATCCGCTGGGCACCCTGACTCTGATCCTGACCCGGATGATCGGCTGGGCCAAACCCGTGCCCATCAATCCCGCGTACTACCGCAACCCCCGAAGGGATATTCTTTACGTTTCCCTGGCCGGGCCGATGGCCAATTTCGGCGTCATGCTCCTTTTCGCCGTGATTCTGAAACTGCTGGCACTGGCGGCCCGCAACCCCGGAGCCGCTTCATGGGCGTACTTTCTGTACCCGGCCATCAACATCGCCATGGCCGGCATTTTCATCAACGCGATACTGGGCGTCTTCAACCTGCTGCCCATTCCGCCGCTGGACGGCAGCAAGATTCTGGCCTGCCTGCTGCCGCCCTCCCTCGGCGCGAGCTTCATGCGCCTGGAGCCGTACGGATTTCTCATTCTGCTCGCGTTCGCCGTAGCGGGGATTCTGGAATGGGTTTTATCTCCGGTCAGCGATTTTGTGCGAACTTCCATCGTCAATCCTCTCCTGTAAGGTCCTTATGTCCAAAACAACAGTTCTGACCGGCATCACGACCACCGGCACTCCGCATCTGGGCAACTACGCAGGCGCCATCCGCCCGGCCATCGAGGCCAGCCGGGACGCCGACGTCAGCTCCTACTATTTTCTGGCCGACCTGCATGCCCTGATCAAATGCCACGACCCGGCGCTGGTGCACCGCTCCCGGCTGGAGGTGGCCGCAACATGGCTGGCTCTGGGGCTGGATACGGAAAAAAGCATCTTCTACCGGCAGTCCGATATCCCGGAAATTCCCGAGCTGACCTGGATTCTGACCTGCATGACGGCCAAGGGGCTGATGAACAGGGCTCACGCCTACAAAGCCGCCGTCCAGGAGAACGAGGCCGACGATCCGGACAAGGGCGTGACCATGGGACTTTATTCCTACCCCATCCTCATGGCCGCCGACATCCTCATGTTCCGGGCCAATATCGTGCCCGTGGGCCGGGACCAGATCCAGCACCTGGAAATGGCCCGCGACATCGCCCAGCGTTTCAACCACCATTTCGGCGAGCTCTTCGTTCTGCCCGAGGCCCGCGTGGACGAATCCTCGTCCGTGCTGGCCGGGCTGGACGGACGCAAGATGAGCAAGAGCTACAACAACTACATTCCGCTTTTCGCCCCGGAAAACAGCCTGCGCAAGATGATCATGAAAATCGTGACCAACTCCCAGGCCCCGGAAGAGCCCAAAAGCACAGAAAACTGCCCGCTTTTCGACATGTACCGGGCTTTTTCCACCCCCGAACAGGTGGAGGACATGCGCGCGCGCTTCGCAGAGGGCATCGGCTGGGGGCATGTCAAGCAGGCCCTGTTCGAGGCGGTCAACGCCCAGTTGGCGGAGCCCAGAGAAAAGTACGCCGAGCTTGTCCAAAATCCGGAATTCGTCGAAAAAACACTGCTGCAAGGCGCGGAAAAAGCCCGCGCCCAGAGCCGCCCCTTTCTGGAGGAAGTCCGGAAAGCCGTGGGCATCCGTTCCCTGACCCAACTCTGATGGAGGAAACTTTGAGCGCAGCCAAAAAAATCACTCCCGGCCGCAAGAACAAGAAAGCCCCTCTGGCCGAAGTCGTCCCGATTCAGGAAGAGACGGAAATCCTGCCGGAAGAGCCTGTGGAAATGCCTGAGGAACCGGCGGTGGATCTGTCCGGGCTGGCTCAGTCCCTGACTCGCCCCCAGGGGCTGACCGACGCGGAAGTGGAGGCCCGGCTTGCCTATGCCCCCGAGGCGGCCGATACGCCGGAATCCGGCGACGCGCCGTGTCCGCCTGAACCCGAGACGGGCGCCGCCGGGCGGGACATGAGCAGAATCGCCCTGTTTTTCTCCGCGGCCGCCATCATTCTTCTGCTGGGATTTTTCCTGCATCTGAACCGGAATCTCAAGGCTCTGACCATGCAGGTTCAGGACCTGAGCGCCATCAAGAGCACTATCACCACTCTGGATACGAAGATCGGCACCATGGAGACAAAAGTCGCCGACCTGGAAGCCCTGCCCGCCAAAACCAGAGCCGCCCTGCTGAGCAGCATTCTGCAGGAGATGAGTCAGAAGACATCGTACATGTCCACGCAGCTCGAATCCCCGGAACAGCAGGACAAGCTCATGCGGGCCAAGGAACTGATCCAGCAGGTGCAGACCGAACTGAACGCCGGAAACTGATTCCGGCCAGCGTTTCCCGGAGCGGCCCGCGGGCGGCAGGCCGCCCTTTCCGCTCCGCCGGCATCCGTGCCGCCATAGCCATGACCGACCTGAATCCTTTGCTGGACTGGGAAGACTTCCCCGACTTCCGGGACATCGAACCCGGTCACGTACTCGCCGCCGTGCGCCGGGCCGTCGCTCTGAGCCAGACCGAACAGGCCCGGCTGGAAGC
Above is a window of Desulfomicrobium orale DSM 12838 DNA encoding:
- the mdoH gene encoding glucans biosynthesis glucosyltransferase MdoH; translation: MSREFLNEPWRKVASRRRLFLLALVLVPSIAAASVMGTLLPHKGATWLEVAIVFTFCVLFVWISLGFWTALAGFWTLLKKDDRFAVSRVQTEEDAPIRPHVKTAILFPVCNEDPERIMAGIYAVWRSLQRLGTEDSFDIHILSDSNDPDRWVQEEAAWNRLCTDLGVHGHIFYRRRRINLKRKSGNVADFCRRYGAHYTYMIVFDADSVMTGEILVRMVHIMERRRNVGILQTAPACTGRETLIARAQQFANRAYGPMYAAGLHHWFLGDAQFWGHNAIIRVQPFIRHCALGRLPGRPPLGGDILSHDFVESALMRRAGYSVWLAYDLEGSYEEVPPNLLNELKRDRRWCQGNLQHLRLVFTRGIFPGHRALFLNGVMSYGSALLWFLFLALSTTEAILEALVRPDYFMQSKTLFPVWPVWDPTPGITLLASTALVLFLPKLCAFFLILLKGRRRLFGGFFGLTGSIISEVALSTLLAPVRMLFHSKYVFLTLLGMGIGWGTQQRDDEGTSFWDAFRFHGGGTLLAFVWGSALFLINRVFFWWSSPLIFSLLLSIPISMLTSRAEVGRFFRALRIFITPEETKKPGEYQDIEAYLEEKDRQGLPLGMRAEDGFARAAADPGVNALHRTLLRGPRSLDPKIRQRREKLLEKALKTGPEGLSKKEKKELLYDAECMARLHEQIWELPGNTLLERWKVRSG
- a CDS encoding MFS transporter; translation: MNHSAPHTAPPFAPVLPALFLATAVFFDNFLARSIFGPLLLPISVQVRQSLAQSAQIFVFLSAGYSLSVLCAGFLSRYAGHKNTIIVSLAAIGTALFGMAGSQSLWQFCAWIFLMGAGAGLYLPSGVVTITEITPSAHWSQAFAVHELAPNLAFCMAPLLAEVCLRSGGLPILFRIVGGVSLGMALLYALRGPRIRRPGVAPALGNVMDIARRGAFWRVTVLFVLAVGAEIGVYNLIPALLVEEKGLDQRTANLLLGASRLLPIIFLPFMGRVIRRAGYRKVMTVCLAGMGMATLCCGYGPLWWSVAMLALQPVFVVCFFPPGFAALSLVCPKTVNDLGVSLTIMCTSLIGAGAVPALLAWAGENYSFPLAFACFGVLVLAGGVWALSRLRIPE
- the infA gene encoding translation initiation factor IF-1, which translates into the protein MAKEESIEVEGVVEEAMPNAMFLVRLENGHQVLGHISGKMRKFYIRILPGDRVKVELSPYDLTRGRITYRFK
- a CDS encoding UbiX family flavin prenyltransferase — protein: MDDIHQKKTARRVILGVSGASGVEYAFHLARALRAADGVELHGIISGGAREVLRHESSIPLQELQNCFHVLHDCDHLGAAPASGSWFHTGMIVCPCSMSSLAAIASGVGTNLLHRAADVTLKERRPLILVPRETPLNEIHLRNMLRAHRAGAVIMPPCPGFYHRPRNLEDLLDQFAGRILEQLRLPHDLYTRWS
- a CDS encoding LolA family protein, with the translated sequence MLRILSVLLLILAGAWGAQASELTDAIQKRYDTLQSFRGFFVQTLINASSRETQERLGTIVFVRPRFIRWETTSPEQELLIVGKDTVWDYFPEEQTLYRYTVEQVLDSKTMIRFLSGEANLKEDFTVEDLGMDGEFRHLKLMPKEPEPNLVEGEIWVRPGQDILEKIKLTDFFGNVNELVLSGLELDVPVDPKEFTLEPPKDVEILDGPGE
- a CDS encoding glucan biosynthesis protein — encoded protein: MAFFLCPSVALAKPAAFGMQDVETLARNLAAAPFVDNKGQIPAVLKSISYDDWRDIRFVPDKSLWRGDKLPFELQFFHPGLFYDQTVAINIVDSGKVTRLPFDTSAFNYGRNTFADQIPQNMGYAGFRIHAAINKKSYLDEFLVFLGASYFRAVAKGQLYGLSARGLAIDTAESTGEEFPFFKEFWIVKPGKKDKSITIYALLDSRRVTGAFKFEATPGSETVIDVDSVLFLREPVKKLGIAPLTSMFVFGENSNPRLMNDFRPEVHDSDGLMARFENEEWIWRPLQNPKTLAVNAFKASNIKGMGLMQRDTEYENYLDLEARYHLRPSVWIEPKNSSWGAGHLHLVQIPSPEEIHDNIVTFWTPDTLPKPGESLPFSYRIRWCAPKKVASPEGRVLFTRTGVGKKANSHKFVLEFEGGKLDDLPDDAALDANVWIGTGGKLRDKRVYRNAITGTWRLVFEVEPDAASPLSMVLPDKRPLVEMRATLLHGITPLTETWTYAVKL
- a CDS encoding site-2 protease family protein; the encoded protein is MFDFSQTIQHLSIVAIPFIFGITCHEVAHGYVSYLLGDPTAKNAGRLTLNPLKHLDPLGTLTLILTRMIGWAKPVPINPAYYRNPRRDILYVSLAGPMANFGVMLLFAVILKLLALAARNPGAASWAYFLYPAINIAMAGIFINAILGVFNLLPIPPLDGSKILACLLPPSLGASFMRLEPYGFLILLAFAVAGILEWVLSPVSDFVRTSIVNPLL
- a CDS encoding tryptophan--tRNA ligase — encoded protein: MSKTTVLTGITTTGTPHLGNYAGAIRPAIEASRDADVSSYYFLADLHALIKCHDPALVHRSRLEVAATWLALGLDTEKSIFYRQSDIPEIPELTWILTCMTAKGLMNRAHAYKAAVQENEADDPDKGVTMGLYSYPILMAADILMFRANIVPVGRDQIQHLEMARDIAQRFNHHFGELFVLPEARVDESSSVLAGLDGRKMSKSYNNYIPLFAPENSLRKMIMKIVTNSQAPEEPKSTENCPLFDMYRAFSTPEQVEDMRARFAEGIGWGHVKQALFEAVNAQLAEPREKYAELVQNPEFVEKTLLQGAEKARAQSRPFLEEVRKAVGIRSLTQL
- a CDS encoding NAD(P)H-dependent oxidoreductase; amino-acid sequence: MDKKTVLDAFMFRHACKEFDPDAKIPEEDFLFILEAARLSPSSFGFEPWKFQVVQDMTLRGKLLPHTWGGRKQIPTASHFLVCLAMKTPLLRHDSSRIADFMRRVQNLSEDAIAARTEYFANFQKTDFHLLDNDRAMFDWACKQCYIAQANMMTAAALIGIDSCPIEGFVREKVDEVLTADFGMNPEEYGVAYMLAFGYRIKQPKPKTRQALDDILRWF